A region from the Paenibacillus humicola genome encodes:
- a CDS encoding ABC transporter permease has product MADSVQVNDSSKTISILQAQEKKKAGLPGKYKLFLMALPFLILVFLFSYIPLYGWIYSFYNFRPGIPLSETEFVGLQWFKSIFSNPTQTAEVIRVMRNTIAMSSLGIVTSVLPVIFAVFLSEMRSDRFKRIVQVLTTLPNFISWVLVYSFAFMLFSVDNGLINHLLMNLGLIDRGVNFLASDDHTWLTMTVWGVWKGLGWGAIMYIAAITGIDQELYEAARVDGAGRFRTMWSITVPGIMPTYFVLLLLTIANFINNGLDQYFVFQNAINKDHIEVLDLYVYNIGLLGSNFSFATAISMLKSVVSVFLLFVANGLSKTIRGESIV; this is encoded by the coding sequence ATGGCGGATTCCGTTCAAGTAAACGATAGTTCGAAAACGATTTCGATTCTGCAGGCGCAGGAGAAGAAAAAAGCCGGTTTACCGGGCAAATACAAGCTTTTTCTGATGGCGCTTCCTTTTTTGATTCTGGTGTTCCTGTTTTCCTATATCCCGCTGTACGGCTGGATTTACTCGTTCTACAATTTCCGGCCGGGCATTCCGCTGTCCGAAACCGAGTTCGTCGGGCTGCAGTGGTTCAAATCGATCTTCAGCAACCCGACGCAGACGGCGGAGGTCATCCGGGTTATGCGCAATACGATCGCGATGAGCTCGCTCGGCATCGTCACCTCGGTGCTGCCGGTCATTTTCGCGGTGTTTCTGTCCGAGATGCGTTCGGACCGGTTCAAGCGGATCGTCCAGGTACTGACGACGCTGCCGAACTTCATCAGCTGGGTGCTCGTATATTCGTTTGCGTTCATGTTGTTCTCCGTCGATAACGGGCTTATCAATCACCTGCTGATGAATCTCGGGCTGATCGACCGGGGGGTCAACTTTCTCGCGTCGGACGATCATACGTGGCTGACGATGACAGTTTGGGGCGTCTGGAAAGGACTCGGCTGGGGAGCGATCATGTACATCGCGGCGATCACCGGCATCGACCAGGAGCTGTACGAGGCGGCCCGGGTCGACGGGGCGGGACGGTTCCGCACGATGTGGAGCATAACGGTGCCGGGCATCATGCCGACTTACTTCGTCCTGCTGCTGCTGACGATCGCAAACTTCATCAACAACGGGCTGGACCAGTATTTCGTTTTCCAGAACGCAATCAACAAGGACCATATTGAGGTGCTGGACCTGTATGTATACAACATCGGACTGCTGGGTTCCAACTTCTCCTTCGCCACGGCGATCAGCATGCTCAAATCGGTCGTCAGCGTGTTCCTGCTGTTCGTCGCGAACGGCCTGTCCAAAACGATCCGCGGCGAAAGTATCGTTTAA
- a CDS encoding response regulator transcription factor, giving the protein MYNVLLVDDEPLALEGLELMIDWGKRGFRIDGRCGSGEEAVGRIRLSPPDLVVTDIRMPVLDGLGLIEETRRLGNRSTLFVIASGYHDFEYARRAMRLGVRHYLTKPVVSGEADELLARLQRELRERERQQAIRVSARRYAVRHALSVLLFGGEEAGKREALRALSHLPLQRWVYIHIETDPQETERARAAAERLADSFAFCCLIDCGRGTFGLVYGGDFESGDGGLRGFAQRLYETAAGAAAGRAGIAVGCVTDLGGLDRSFRCAEKAGRFLFFSGGSGIVHYEDVKDRTLSCDTSALQAADAITAAMEGGDPDRLASAVGAAFRAFEARMTVPELVDSFATETLLRCVSVYKELGGDPDALLTEADFLVSGGRRSLRAIEAGLAAFCRKCQDASLALQMKHTGGTAAKVAEFLREHYRETVTIKEIAERFYMNPVYMGQLFARKYGMGMLDFVHDLRIEEARRLLLQTGLPSGTVAESLGYRNYQHFLKQFERRLGMKPADYKQAGGKLPSAERDGRP; this is encoded by the coding sequence ATGTACAACGTGCTGCTTGTCGACGACGAGCCGCTTGCGCTCGAAGGGCTGGAGCTGATGATCGACTGGGGGAAGCGGGGGTTCCGCATCGACGGACGCTGCGGAAGCGGCGAGGAGGCGGTCGGGCGCATTCGCCTCTCTCCGCCCGATCTCGTCGTCACCGATATCCGGATGCCGGTGCTGGACGGGCTCGGCTTGATCGAGGAAACGCGCCGGCTCGGCAATCGCTCCACGCTGTTCGTTATTGCGAGCGGTTATCACGATTTCGAATACGCCCGGCGTGCGATGCGGCTCGGCGTGCGGCATTATTTAACCAAGCCGGTCGTGAGCGGGGAGGCTGACGAGCTGCTCGCCCGCCTGCAGCGGGAGCTGCGCGAGCGGGAGCGGCAGCAGGCGATCCGCGTCAGCGCAAGGCGATACGCCGTCCGGCACGCCCTTTCGGTGCTCTTGTTCGGCGGGGAGGAGGCCGGGAAGCGGGAGGCGCTGCGCGCACTGTCTCACCTGCCTTTGCAGCGATGGGTTTATATTCACATCGAGACGGACCCGCAGGAGACGGAACGTGCGCGCGCAGCGGCCGAGCGGCTGGCCGATTCGTTCGCCTTTTGCTGCCTGATCGATTGCGGCCGGGGAACGTTCGGGCTCGTTTACGGCGGTGACTTTGAATCCGGGGACGGCGGCCTGCGCGGTTTTGCCCAGCGCCTGTATGAGACGGCCGCGGGCGCGGCAGCCGGCCGGGCCGGCATCGCCGTCGGCTGCGTAACGGACCTCGGCGGTCTGGACCGCTCCTTCCGCTGCGCGGAGAAGGCCGGACGGTTTCTCTTTTTCAGCGGGGGGAGCGGCATCGTCCATTACGAAGACGTAAAGGACAGGACGCTTTCGTGCGATACGTCCGCGCTGCAGGCGGCGGATGCGATTACCGCCGCGATGGAGGGCGGCGACCCGGACCGGCTTGCTTCGGCCGTCGGCGCGGCGTTCCGCGCGTTCGAAGCCCGCATGACCGTGCCGGAGCTGGTCGACAGCTTCGCGACCGAAACGCTGCTTCGCTGCGTTTCGGTATATAAGGAGCTCGGCGGCGACCCCGATGCGCTGCTAACGGAAGCGGATTTCCTTGTAAGCGGGGGACGAAGGAGCCTGCGGGCCATCGAAGCCGGTCTGGCCGCCTTCTGCCGGAAATGCCAGGACGCATCGTTAGCGCTGCAGATGAAGCATACTGGCGGCACGGCGGCGAAGGTCGCGGAATTTCTGCGGGAGCATTACCGCGAAACGGTCACGATCAAGGAGATCGCCGAGCGCTTTTACATGAATCCCGTCTATATGGGGCAGCTGTTCGCCCGCAAATACGGCATGGGGATGCTCGACTTCGTTCACGACCTGCGCATCGAAGAAGCGAGGCGACTCCTGCTGCAAACCGGCCTGCCCTCGGGAACGGTCGCCGAATCGCTCGGCTACCGGAACTACCAGCATTTCCTGAAGCAGTTCGAGCGGCGGCTCGGGATGAAGCCGGCGGATTACAAGCAGGCGGGCGGGAAGCTTCCTTCTGCGGAACGGGATGGCCGACCTTAA
- a CDS encoding sensor histidine kinase, with translation MRTGRPFFHHVNDIPLKYKFLLIYFLCVLLPIMTINLFFYQQNSANIRIREQDNLRKSIERASGELLGMIDESVALSHSIASDDSLYEALDRQYGSPVEYYDEYYSYLRDKLKRYMGAYPNILEIRIYTDNPTIQTGASYHVIGSVSRDLPWLGQLQQSDDNIMVVAYEEESGFNPGKRISVVSKMKSYSSYATYQKYLRIDLNVGKIYGILNREIDSLQLRLVDGQNRLVATGDGAEQQNAPIVPNPPATAKPDTVMERTIGNLSYVKGWKLIGTADTRRVDGMLDDARRSIIWLAVVSTVIPSLLIFVILRSYHYRVKKLSRHMQKVRNERFDPIDLQEGRDEIGGLIRTFNMMTGKITSLINDVYKLEIRQKSLELERVRTELSMLQSQMNPHFLFNTLNALLVVCTKNGYSDVTEIIKNLSLLMRQLLSRADGLVPLKEELQFTSMYLQIEKFRFGSLFDFAFDVDPAALPLRIPRMSIQPLVENACKHGLQARKGDRLIRVSAKLTERALEIGVVDNGVGMDGETLRRIMSDARSERETEGHVGIRNVYRRLELFYEGNVRFLLSSEPGAGTEAGFQIPLSRLESNEWKREA, from the coding sequence ATGCGGACCGGAAGGCCGTTTTTTCACCATGTGAACGATATTCCGCTGAAATACAAATTTCTCCTGATTTATTTTTTGTGCGTGCTGCTGCCGATCATGACGATCAACCTGTTCTTCTACCAGCAAAATTCGGCCAACATCCGCATCCGCGAGCAGGACAACCTGCGCAAATCGATCGAGCGCGCCTCCGGCGAGCTGCTCGGCATGATCGACGAAAGCGTTGCGCTCAGCCATTCGATCGCAAGCGACGATTCGCTCTACGAAGCGCTCGACCGCCAGTACGGCTCGCCGGTCGAATACTACGACGAGTATTACAGCTATTTGCGGGACAAGCTGAAGCGCTATATGGGCGCATACCCGAATATTTTGGAAATCCGCATTTATACGGACAACCCGACGATCCAGACGGGCGCGAGCTACCACGTGATCGGCAGCGTCTCCCGCGACCTGCCCTGGCTCGGGCAGCTGCAGCAGTCGGACGACAACATCATGGTCGTGGCCTACGAGGAGGAAAGCGGTTTCAACCCCGGCAAGCGGATCAGCGTCGTGAGCAAAATGAAGAGCTATTCGTCGTACGCGACCTACCAGAAATATTTGCGCATCGACCTGAACGTCGGCAAAATTTACGGCATCCTGAACCGCGAAATCGACAGCCTGCAGCTGCGCCTCGTCGACGGGCAGAACCGGCTCGTGGCGACCGGCGACGGGGCCGAGCAGCAGAACGCGCCGATCGTGCCGAATCCGCCCGCGACGGCAAAGCCGGATACCGTCATGGAGCGCACAATCGGGAATCTCAGCTACGTCAAGGGCTGGAAGCTGATCGGGACCGCGGATACCCGGCGCGTCGACGGCATGCTGGACGATGCGCGCCGCTCCATTATTTGGCTGGCGGTCGTCAGCACGGTCATTCCGTCGCTGCTCATTTTTGTTATTTTGCGCTCGTATCATTACCGGGTGAAGAAGCTGTCGCGGCATATGCAGAAGGTACGCAACGAGCGCTTCGACCCGATCGACCTGCAGGAGGGGCGGGACGAGATCGGCGGCCTGATCCGCACCTTCAATATGATGACCGGGAAAATCACCTCCCTGATCAACGACGTCTACAAGCTGGAAATCCGGCAGAAAAGCCTGGAGCTGGAGCGGGTTCGCACCGAGCTCTCGATGCTGCAGAGCCAGATGAATCCGCATTTTCTGTTCAATACGCTGAACGCGCTGCTCGTGGTCTGCACGAAGAACGGCTATTCGGACGTCACGGAGATTATCAAGAACCTGTCGCTGCTCATGCGGCAGCTGCTCAGCCGGGCGGACGGCCTCGTGCCGCTGAAGGAGGAGCTGCAGTTCACGTCGATGTATTTGCAGATCGAGAAATTCCGCTTCGGCAGCCTGTTCGATTTTGCATTCGACGTCGACCCGGCGGCGCTCCCGCTGCGCATTCCGCGCATGAGCATCCAGCCGCTTGTCGAGAACGCCTGCAAGCATGGGCTGCAGGCGCGCAAAGGGGACCGCTTGATCCGCGTTTCGGCGAAGCTGACGGAGCGCGCCCTTGAAATCGGCGTCGTCGATAACGGCGTCGGCATGGACGGGGAAACGCTCAGGAGGATTATGTCGGACGCCCGTTCCGAGCGGGAAACAGAGGGCCATGTCGGCATTCGCAACGTATACCGGCGGCTGGAGCTGTTTTACGAAGGCAACGTCCGTTTTCTGCTGAGCAGCGAGCCGGGTGCAGGGACGGAGGCGGGCTTTCAAATCCCGCTCTCCCGGCTGGAATCGAACGAATGGAAAAGGGAGGCGTAA
- the mctP gene encoding monocarboxylate uptake permease MctP, with product MNVNWSAFAVFLFFFLLVTVIGFYSARWRRGNLELLDEWGLGGRRFGTLITWFLLGGDLYTAYTFIAVPASMYGKGALGFFAVPYTIIIYPFVFVVMPRLWSVAKKHGYITASDFVRGRFGSGTLALAIAVTGILATMPYIALQLVGMQAVLDSMGFTGTGFMHDVPLIIAFLVLALYTYNSGLRAPAAIAIVKDLMIYITVIAAVFYIPYKLGGFGPIFDAAAKKTTIVPGPNGYAPYATLALGSALALFLYPHSLIGIFSSSSRAVIRRNSALLPAYSFVLGIIALLGFMAIAAGITTKDGNAAIPELFLRMFPDWFAGFAFAAIGVGALVPAAIMSIAAANLFSRNIYKEYINRNATDAQQSKVAKWISLIVKVGALLFVFLMNKQDAINLQLLGGIWILQTLPAVIVGLYTTWLNRWALFVGWLVGMVYGTYMAASTGYGNQYPLPFGLSGGSTVYSALYALALNFLVAIVLTLIFRAAGIKNGRDETSPDDYHFEGANE from the coding sequence ATGAATGTAAATTGGTCCGCTTTTGCCGTGTTTCTGTTCTTTTTCCTGCTCGTTACGGTTATCGGCTTCTATTCGGCGCGCTGGCGCAGGGGCAATCTGGAGCTGCTGGACGAGTGGGGGCTCGGCGGGCGCCGCTTCGGGACGCTGATTACGTGGTTCCTTCTGGGCGGCGACCTGTATACGGCCTATACGTTTATCGCCGTGCCGGCGTCCATGTACGGAAAAGGCGCGCTCGGCTTCTTCGCGGTGCCGTATACGATCATTATTTATCCGTTCGTCTTCGTCGTCATGCCCCGCCTGTGGTCGGTCGCCAAAAAGCACGGCTACATCACCGCATCGGATTTCGTGCGCGGCCGTTTCGGCAGCGGAACGCTTGCCTTGGCCATTGCCGTGACCGGCATTCTGGCCACGATGCCCTACATTGCGCTCCAGCTGGTCGGCATGCAGGCGGTTCTTGACTCGATGGGCTTCACGGGTACGGGCTTTATGCACGACGTACCGCTCATCATCGCCTTTCTGGTGCTTGCGCTTTACACCTACAACAGCGGCCTGCGCGCACCGGCGGCCATCGCGATCGTCAAGGATTTGATGATCTACATAACCGTCATCGCCGCCGTGTTCTATATCCCGTATAAACTCGGCGGCTTCGGCCCGATTTTCGACGCCGCGGCGAAGAAAACGACCATCGTGCCCGGCCCGAACGGCTATGCTCCGTATGCAACGCTGGCGCTGGGCTCCGCGCTCGCCTTGTTCCTGTATCCGCATTCGCTGATCGGGATATTCAGCTCCAGCAGCCGGGCGGTTATCCGGCGAAATTCCGCGCTGCTGCCGGCTTACTCGTTCGTGCTCGGCATTATCGCCCTGCTCGGCTTCATGGCGATCGCAGCCGGCATTACGACCAAGGACGGCAACGCCGCGATACCGGAGCTGTTCCTGCGGATGTTCCCGGACTGGTTTGCGGGCTTCGCCTTCGCCGCCATCGGCGTCGGCGCGCTCGTACCGGCCGCGATCATGTCGATTGCCGCCGCCAACCTGTTTTCGCGCAATATTTATAAGGAATATATCAACCGGAATGCGACCGATGCCCAGCAGTCCAAGGTCGCCAAGTGGATTTCCCTGATCGTCAAGGTCGGCGCGCTGCTGTTCGTGTTTCTGATGAACAAACAGGATGCGATCAATTTGCAGCTGCTCGGCGGGATCTGGATTTTGCAGACGCTGCCGGCGGTCATCGTCGGTCTGTATACGACCTGGCTGAACCGCTGGGCGCTGTTCGTCGGATGGCTGGTCGGCATGGTATACGGCACCTATATGGCCGCCTCCACCGGGTACGGCAACCAGTATCCGCTGCCTTTCGGGCTCTCGGGCGGTTCGACGGTTTATTCCGCCTTATATGCGCTCGCGCTCAACTTCCTGGTTGCCATCGTGCTGACCCTGATTTTTCGCGCGGCGGGGATCAAGAACGGCAGGGACGAAACGTCGCCGGACGATTATCATTTTGAAGGAGCAAACGAATAG
- a CDS encoding carbohydrate ABC transporter permease yields the protein MPLKKMRSGDIAFHTVNYVVFALFTLICLFPFYYLLINTISNNDLSSRGMITFLPRGIHFDNYVKVLTLPGLAQAALISVLRTVLGTALTVAGSALLGFLFTKQEMWGRRFWYRFVVITMYFNAGIIPWYITMMNLHLTNNFAAYVLPAIVSPFFVILVKTFVESLPGVLQESAQIDGAGYWIIFTRIVLPLITPILATIAIFSAVGQWNTFTDTLFLMSNPNLYTLQFVLWKYMNEANSLAAIIRNSQGGTQAIDLSKVQTPTSIRTTVTMIVVFPILLVYPYFQRFFVKGIMIGAVKG from the coding sequence ATGCCACTTAAAAAAATGCGTTCGGGCGACATCGCGTTTCACACGGTCAATTATGTCGTATTCGCCCTGTTCACGCTGATTTGCCTGTTTCCGTTCTATTATCTGCTGATCAACACGATCAGCAACAACGACCTCAGCAGCCGGGGAATGATCACGTTTTTGCCGAGAGGGATTCATTTCGACAACTACGTGAAGGTGCTGACCCTTCCGGGGCTGGCGCAAGCGGCGTTAATTTCGGTCCTGCGCACCGTGCTCGGCACCGCCCTGACAGTCGCCGGCTCCGCTCTGCTCGGCTTCCTGTTTACGAAGCAGGAGATGTGGGGACGCAGGTTCTGGTACCGGTTCGTCGTTATCACGATGTATTTCAACGCCGGCATCATTCCGTGGTATATCACGATGATGAACCTGCACCTGACGAACAATTTCGCCGCATACGTCCTGCCGGCGATCGTTTCGCCGTTTTTCGTCATCCTGGTCAAGACGTTTGTCGAATCGCTTCCGGGCGTGCTGCAGGAATCGGCACAGATCGACGGCGCGGGCTACTGGATCATTTTCACCCGCATCGTCCTGCCGCTTATTACGCCGATTCTCGCGACGATCGCGATTTTTTCGGCAGTCGGCCAGTGGAACACCTTTACGGATACGCTGTTTCTGATGTCCAATCCGAATCTCTATACCCTGCAGTTTGTGCTGTGGAAATACATGAACGAGGCCAACTCGCTGGCTGCGATCATTCGCAACTCGCAGGGCGGTACGCAGGCGATCGACCTGTCCAAGGTGCAGACGCCGACTTCGATCCGGACGACGGTCACGATGATCGTCGTGTTCCCGATTTTGCTCGTGTACCCGTATTTCCAGCGCTTCTTCGTCAAGGGGATCATGATCGGGGCGGTCAAAGGGTAA
- a CDS encoding extracellular solute-binding protein has protein sequence MKSIFKKAPAVVMSSVLLAGLAACSGGGSTADGTGSGAKDDSKDVYKIDVYSQLANFSGKQGGWFAKVIKDKFGIEMNIISQNLEGGANKYATQMASGNLGDLVVFGTDGQDYLDAIKAGALLDWTKDGLLDKYGQDIVKTLPQAIDKQKKFYGDGKSVYGIGFDAAANGASGPSEGNTMTYQLDMRWDLYQKMGSPKIKTMEDILPVLKKMQELEPKSDSGRPTYGFSLWSDWDGNMMTLAKQFACMYGYDESNMLLVSADQDKYQGLLDADGFYLRTLKLYYDANQMGLVDPDSLTQKFDDVSNKYRDGQVLFSWFPWLDSAYNTPNHTDQGKGFEMVGFDQQRIYSYGQNPYGGNRIWSIGSKAKHPEKLMQLIDWLYTPEGVMTMTNGPEGLTWEMKDGKAVLTDFGKKALRDGTTQVPDQWGGGQYKDGTNQINNTTLKISNINPNTGEPYDWNSWSSVLKDNPNPVDKSWRETTGALTPHELLQKNNQLAINKALPEPAAVMDQTLNQKLNQVATVIKQYSWKMVFAKNDSEFNQLKDEMISKAKGLGYDDLVKWQAEQTQKVFAQRKQGS, from the coding sequence ATGAAAAGCATATTCAAAAAAGCGCCGGCGGTCGTAATGTCGTCGGTCCTGCTGGCCGGACTGGCGGCCTGCTCCGGCGGCGGCAGCACGGCGGACGGCACGGGCTCTGGGGCAAAGGACGATTCCAAGGACGTCTACAAAATCGACGTCTATTCCCAGCTCGCGAATTTTTCCGGCAAGCAGGGCGGCTGGTTCGCCAAGGTCATCAAGGACAAATTCGGGATCGAAATGAACATTATTTCGCAAAACCTGGAGGGCGGGGCGAACAAGTACGCGACGCAGATGGCGTCCGGCAACCTCGGCGACCTCGTCGTATTCGGCACGGACGGCCAGGATTATCTCGACGCGATCAAGGCCGGCGCGCTGCTGGATTGGACCAAGGACGGACTGCTGGATAAATACGGGCAGGATATTGTGAAGACGCTGCCGCAAGCGATCGATAAGCAGAAGAAATTTTACGGCGACGGCAAATCCGTCTACGGCATCGGCTTCGATGCGGCGGCGAACGGCGCATCCGGTCCGTCGGAAGGCAACACGATGACCTATCAGCTCGACATGCGCTGGGACCTGTACCAGAAGATGGGCAGCCCGAAAATCAAGACGATGGAGGATATTTTGCCGGTCCTGAAAAAAATGCAGGAGCTCGAGCCGAAAAGCGACAGCGGCCGGCCGACGTACGGATTCTCGCTCTGGTCCGATTGGGACGGCAACATGATGACGCTGGCGAAGCAGTTCGCCTGCATGTACGGCTACGATGAGAGCAACATGCTGCTCGTCTCGGCCGACCAGGATAAATACCAGGGGCTGCTGGACGCGGACGGCTTTTATTTGCGGACGCTGAAGCTGTATTACGACGCGAACCAGATGGGGCTCGTCGATCCGGACTCCCTGACGCAGAAATTTGACGACGTCAGCAACAAATACCGCGACGGCCAGGTGCTGTTCTCCTGGTTCCCGTGGCTGGACAGCGCGTACAACACGCCGAACCATACCGATCAGGGCAAAGGCTTCGAAATGGTCGGCTTCGACCAGCAGCGCATTTATTCCTACGGGCAGAACCCGTACGGCGGCAACCGCATCTGGTCGATCGGCTCGAAGGCGAAGCATCCGGAGAAGCTGATGCAGCTGATCGACTGGCTGTATACGCCCGAAGGCGTCATGACGATGACGAACGGGCCGGAAGGGCTGACGTGGGAGATGAAGGACGGCAAGGCCGTGCTGACCGATTTCGGCAAGAAGGCGCTCCGGGACGGTACGACGCAGGTGCCCGATCAATGGGGCGGCGGCCAGTACAAGGACGGCACGAACCAGATCAACAACACGACGCTCAAAATCAGCAATATCAACCCGAACACGGGCGAGCCGTATGACTGGAACAGCTGGTCGTCGGTCCTGAAGGATAACCCGAACCCGGTCGACAAATCGTGGCGCGAAACGACAGGCGCACTGACGCCGCACGAGCTGCTGCAGAAAAACAACCAGCTTGCGATCAACAAGGCGCTTCCCGAGCCGGCGGCGGTGATGGATCAGACGCTGAACCAGAAGCTGAACCAGGTGGCCACGGTCATCAAGCAGTACTCCTGGAAAATGGTTTTCGCGAAAAACGATAGCGAGTTCAACCAGCTGAAAGACGAAATGATTTCGAAAGCGAAAGGTCTCGGCTACGACGATCTCGTCAAATGGCAGGCGGAGCAGACGCAGAAGGTGTTCGCGCAGCGTAAGCAAGGCTCGTAA
- a CDS encoding helix-turn-helix domain-containing protein — translation MYKVLVVDDEPFMLEGWKTMVDWAAYGFELSGTATDGEEALAQVRQDMPDLVVTDIRMPVLDGIGLIRAMNEQLGAVPLTVIVSAYSEFSYARQALHYRVKHYVLKPLMAEEIHRLLAELSETLDERRLEEAQAGRDREAAAAAAIVEALKDGGQAAAAKAARMLGADGEARCRLLLAEPLPGGAAPAGIDAAAASASAAIGETVGSVAAGAISPTRSPAAAIGPACPTAAANGLADPASAANRPAGPAAGEIGLAGSAAAGAAAIGPTGLAAAAAIGPAGPAAAAFGCGSAKLRAVVEAAFGNRLRCCPFEEAPGRAGLLVWGEEAGGAEFEARLTEAAGRPDWPLQGQAIYCSGSGCGFSSLPELYRQAMAARSRALLGRRAGIYAYRQAEPAAPCRLEDVTDSAGKLLLAIETGGADGIREAARGLLVLLARADAQEEWAQFAARYIRGELLRKFAAPAERGAAGLEELLREDGLTDAASWTAGTLARQCVRAAELLAQRKAARTGNPAVTGAVLYLKRHFRDKIQLQELAERFGFNPVYFGQQFKRETGLPFNDYLHRLRIEEAKKLLRRTDMKVSAIARTLGYHDAEYFTAKFKALTGQLPSAYKKQTQG, via the coding sequence ATGTATAAAGTGCTTGTAGTGGACGACGAGCCGTTTATGCTGGAAGGCTGGAAAACGATGGTCGACTGGGCGGCTTACGGATTCGAGCTGAGCGGTACGGCAACGGATGGCGAAGAGGCGCTTGCGCAGGTCCGGCAGGATATGCCCGATCTTGTCGTAACCGATATCCGGATGCCCGTGCTGGACGGGATCGGGCTGATCCGGGCGATGAACGAGCAGCTCGGCGCGGTTCCCCTCACGGTTATTGTGAGCGCTTACTCGGAATTCAGCTATGCCCGGCAGGCGCTTCACTACCGGGTGAAGCATTATGTGCTGAAGCCGCTCATGGCGGAGGAGATTCACCGGCTGCTGGCGGAGCTGAGCGAAACGCTGGACGAACGGCGGCTGGAGGAAGCGCAGGCCGGCCGGGACCGCGAAGCCGCTGCGGCCGCCGCGATCGTCGAGGCGCTGAAGGACGGGGGACAGGCGGCGGCCGCGAAAGCTGCCCGCATGCTCGGCGCGGACGGGGAAGCGCGCTGCCGGCTGCTGCTGGCCGAGCCGCTCCCGGGCGGGGCGGCGCCCGCCGGCATTGACGCTGCCGCCGCCTCGGCATCGGCGGCTATCGGCGAGACCGTCGGCTCGGTAGCGGCGGGGGCAATCAGCCCAACGCGCTCGCCGGCTGCTGCAATTGGCCCAGCGTGCCCGACGGCCGCAGCAAACGGCCTGGCCGACCCGGCATCGGCGGCAAACAGACCAGCCGGCCCGGCGGCGGGAGAAATCGGCCTAGCCGGCTCGGCAGCGGCGGGAGCCGCCGCAATCGGCCCAACCGGCCTGGCGGCGGCCGCTGCAATTGGCCCGGCCGGCCCGGCTGCTGCCGCTTTCGGCTGCGGCTCCGCGAAGCTGCGTGCGGTCGTCGAGGCCGCCTTCGGGAACCGGCTGCGCTGCTGCCCGTTCGAGGAAGCGCCGGGCCGCGCCGGCCTGCTCGTCTGGGGCGAGGAAGCCGGCGGCGCCGAATTCGAAGCCCGGCTGACGGAAGCAGCCGGGCGGCCGGACTGGCCGCTGCAGGGGCAGGCGATTTATTGCAGCGGCAGCGGCTGCGGGTTCTCGTCCCTGCCGGAGCTGTACCGGCAGGCGATGGCGGCACGCAGCCGGGCACTGCTCGGCCGACGGGCCGGTATTTATGCGTACCGCCAGGCGGAGCCCGCTGCGCCGTGCCGGCTGGAGGATGTGACGGACAGCGCGGGCAAGCTGCTCCTGGCGATCGAGACGGGCGGCGCGGACGGCATCCGCGAAGCGGCCCGCGGCCTGCTCGTCCTGCTTGCCCGGGCGGACGCACAGGAGGAATGGGCGCAGTTCGCCGCCAGATATATTCGCGGCGAGCTGCTGCGCAAATTCGCAGCGCCTGCCGAGAGAGGCGCAGCCGGTCTCGAGGAGCTGCTGCGCGAGGACGGCCTGACGGACGCGGCGAGCTGGACGGCCGGAACGCTCGCCCGTCAGTGCGTGCGGGCCGCCGAGCTGCTGGCGCAGCGGAAAGCGGCGCGTACCGGCAATCCGGCCGTGACCGGAGCGGTCTTGTACCTGAAGCGTCATTTTCGCGATAAAATCCAGCTGCAGGAGCTTGCCGAACGATTCGGCTTCAATCCCGTCTATTTCGGCCAGCAGTTCAAACGGGAAACGGGGCTCCCCTTTAACGATTACCTCCACCGTCTCCGGATCGAGGAGGCGAAGAAGCTGCTCCGCCGTACGGACATGAAGGTATCCGCGATCGCCCGGACGCTCGGCTACCACGATGCCGAATATTTTACCGCAAAATTTAAAGCGCTTACGGGACAGCTGCCGTCGGCCTACAAAAAACAAACGCAAGGGTGA
- a CDS encoding DUF3311 domain-containing protein, with protein sequence MTGEQKSKKASSWWYILLLAPFVGTLWPAFYSYDEPRLAGIPFFYWYQFLWVIISAVLTAVVYVATKRK encoded by the coding sequence ATGACCGGTGAGCAAAAAAGCAAAAAAGCAAGCAGCTGGTGGTACATTCTTCTGCTTGCGCCGTTCGTTGGGACGCTGTGGCCGGCTTTCTATTCGTACGACGAACCGAGATTGGCCGGCATCCCTTTTTTTTACTGGTATCAGTTTCTGTGGGTCATTATCAGCGCCGTGCTGACCGCCGTCGTGTATGTCGCGACCAAGCGCAAGTGA